Genomic segment of Arachis stenosperma cultivar V10309 chromosome 4, arast.V10309.gnm1.PFL2, whole genome shotgun sequence:
TTCTTGAAGTGCCACTCCTCCTTGATGTACTTGTAGCCTGCTATGCTTCCAAAGTGTTGAACCACATACCATTGCATCTTGGCCTTTAGAACCTCGAATTTCTTTCGCAGATGCTCGCTCCATTCTTCCACTATTGGAACCCAAACGATCTTATATTGCTCTTCTGACTTAATGGATTCATGAACCGGTCTCAGTACTGAAATCTCTTCTTCTGTGATGTCTAGAGTTGAAATGAATAGGTATACATGTTTCTTTTTCAGCACTGTAATGTCAACCTGTCATGTCGAGAAATGAAAGttaaaatattcaataatcAACTATAttcaaaagaaaggaaaaaattataatattatataagaTATTTTGACTTATTTAagatataatatttatttaaatcaGATTCACATTCTATTTAACAGTTTAATATAAGGCCAATTTTATAATGAAAAATTTTTGTAGCACAGAATGAAgagaattatttaattttattttaagaattaacaaaaaataacatattttatgTAATAACTACTATTAAACacttcataaaaaaaaaaataattctctTCACTATCTTTTTACTCCAACGTAGCATCCAGCTTAATGTAGTATGAATTTATACAACGTCTCAACATTatgatatatgtatatatatatatatatatatatatatatatatatatatatatatatatatacactctTAATAATATTACTTATACTACTAGGGTTTGACAAGCGCTTAGCTTTGCAAACGATAGTAAATCTATGTACTATTGTTTCTGATTAAAAATGAAAACCAATAACATAATGTCTACCTTGAATAACCTACTACGTAAATTCATAGCTAGTAAACTGCttgaatatataattaaataaaatagtaaatcaATATATTGCAATAGGAAAATGTGAAAATATATACAAACCGTAGTTTCAGAAGCGCAATCGAACAGTGGCTGCGGGGCATCCTTGGCGAAAATTAAGACCTTAAACACTTCCATTATCTCAGTTGGGGTTTGGAAAAGCTTCCTTAGCTTACGATAATATTCTGCCTCCTCTGCAATATTAGCCAAATCATTTAGTTCCTTCGCAAATATCATTTCATCTCAAAGCAGTAGTTCTACACTTCTACTCTTTAAGAAAATTAGGGGAGAGAGAgacagagaaaaaaaaagaaaatatgtaaATGAAATACAGTAAGAAATTTATATTATTGGGaaacaaattataaatattaagaaaaatataaagatataTATGCAAGTATATTTTTCTTCTTGGTACTTAAGTAGtcaaattttaagagaaaagaTATTCTCTTCTCCTGCTGTTTAAAAGACGttctctttttttctatttttaaattatacatttttctgtaataattaaataacataCAATTTAATCcatttgattaaatattttttaataattattattataattatatatattataataatataaaatatatatttattattaatatatatttaatttaaaatttttatatattttatgattaataataaataattaaaaataaataaaacttattattttaataataaatatattattattattattacataatataaaatatttagtctaaaatttttatatatttcatgattaatgataaaaattaaaaataaataaatatattataataataaatgtttttatgttatatttttatttttgaaataatcaAGTAATTGTcactaatttatatataaaaataatttttaaaaaatattttaatcaaatagataaaaatgtatgttatttaattcttagaaaaaaaagacactatatatatatttttttttaaatagaagaAAGGAGAATGTTATTTAgaccaaaaaaaatttcatttctcAAAATAATAATACCTAGCATTTTTGTGTCGATCAAACTCGATAATTAACACGACCTATTCGATCACTTATTAAATAGTAGTGAAAAAATCATGTTAGCTAAGGGGGAATTAGAGACCGTGTGTCCATGAGTTCTTCACTAAAATTTAATGGTATCGTTATTACTTATTATTGCATTTCACCGGTTTcgatgaataataataattcccCGTAACACATCCATATAGAGTATGTACTAATAGGATCATTATTCACTAGTGACTAGTCTAGTAGTATTTTGTGTTACTACTGACCAATTTGGTGTCTACAGAGCGCGATGTGCTTCCTCAGTTTGCTGAGTACCACGTTGATCTTTTGACCATAATGGTATAATTCCTGTTTCTCCTCCCTGAAATCAACCAACAATTTTGTTGCTGTTGATGACAAAATATGTGTAACCAGTAATTAGTGGAAGAATTTAACTTACGAATCAGTTGTGAGACATTCAATCTGAGTGACAATAGTAACAAGAGTGATGATACACCAATACACATCAACTGGGATATGCTCCCTAGCAGGAAGCAAAGCAGGCACATCTTTAGTGTCATAAGAAGAGAGCTTTTCCAACTCAACTATCAACTCAATCACTTGCAATGTCGCTTTCACCAGATTGTTGACCTCAGTGATGGCTTCACGGTGCTTCTGCAAATTCGCAGGCCGTATGAGCAGTGGAACTCTCTTCATCACTGCCACTGATTTCGCCAAAACATCTGTTTGTAGATGCTGAGATAGCAGCCAGAAATCACCATATTCAACTGCCAAAGCAGCAAGTGTGAGCACTGCTTTCGCATCCCATTCGTAGTGTGAGAGCTTATGGAGAATGGCCACTGCAGTTTCGTGAGCAGTTTCCTCACCGGGAGCCTTGCAACACATCTGCCACGtcataattatattaatagaGACATATAACTATTCATGTAATTGCTTTTGTAagtttaaaaaaagaaaatatatccaaaaaattttatgtCAATTCAAAAGAGATCTTGTgtgaaataaaatattatagatataactataaattttgtagaaaaatagttttatgatatatataatataaataagagtAAGTGACTTAGTCGATTCAACatccaattaataaagaaaaaaaaaaaagtgaattattACCTCAAATGAAATTTGCTTGAGTGTGCAATAAGGTGAATTGAAATTGGGTTGGAGAATCTTTTCATCAATCTCCTCCATGCTTGATTTGGAACCCTGCCAGAGGATTTATCACAAGTGGatatacatatattatatataggaCAATCAAGAACGTAGCATAAAATAAACGGAAACATTGGGAAATAGATAATGAAATCTAAttagaaagaagaaaatataatGAACCTGCACAAGGTCGTCCACAATGGAGGTTGAACGGATAAGGGCACTGTGGACAAGAGTGAAAAGAGGATCGACCTCAAACTTAGTGTCACTATGAACATGAGTTGAGTAGATTAGTTCCAAGATGTGCTCGTCCGACATGGTTAATGGATTATGCTCCTTCTCCTCTTTGTGATTGTGATGATGGAGTAGAGACTTCAGTGACAgcttatgatgatgatgagccATTATTGTCCTCCTTAGCTTGATTGATTTCTTGCTGCACCCTGCTTATACTTGATGATTGTACTCCCTTATTAGCTTATTTATAGCATGAAAGATATGCTTGAGCAAGGTAACAAAcctttagatatttttatttcatttattaaTTAGTAGAATGAACATtcttgattgattttttttctttatctttaatTCAAAGTCATTTGTTAAAAACTTTACTTTTGCCTTTTGGAAACGAAATTCTGTGGATCAACTTAGGAGAAAAACCTTCAATAAATTACTTAagtaaatatttacaataataagtaaaattcaattttcaaaaaaaaaaaattcacagaCATTCAATTGTGTATTGATGCATGCAAAATTTTAGATAGCCAAtactttttttctatttttgttttacaTTTGAATTAATTCTAGCTAATTCTCTTCTTTATAACTAGAAGTGTAGACTCTTAATATTTTCAGATAATGAGTTTAAATGTtgttaatattatatatttatggtAAACTTCAACTCTGAGACTTGATCTCAACAACAATAacattcaataaaataaaataaatgtatgAAACTGCCCCAATACGAAGCACATAAGAAACGTATAACAAAGAAGTTTGATGGAATTCTGAAGTCATTGATGACCAAGCATTAGTAAAAAGATAGGCTTTGCAAATTgcaattatcttattttatttattgttttccTATTTTCTGAGGGCGCATAAACCAAGAATTTCTTGGGGTAGGTTTCAAGTGGGTTGCGATGAATTTTTTTGGAAATTATGATTATCAGTGATTATATAGGCTGTCATTGCTAGTTTATGTGTTTGGCTTAGTTTCCTTTTTCTTGTCTTTTGTGGTCTCTTAACGTATGTTCTTGTGTCATTACTCGtttgtttgaaaattttagACCATTTTAAATGGTACTATGCTGAAGATTCAAGGAAGAGGATTTTGAATGAAGGCTCTAGCAGCCTTACTTTTTGATGAAATCATCAACGCTAATGTATTAGGTAGCAGAGGAATGGAATAATACTCTTGGAAAGATCTGAATGATAATATAAGTTGCATGCATCACAAAACGGAAAATACTTAACTAATAAGTGGACAGATTATAATCTCTTACACTATATATTCACTCTTAATTACTACGTATATATGAAGTCACAAATCTATACTTGACACACTAATAAACAATGTCACAAGTCACAACGCCTATTTATAGACTATATAAATCGGTGAAATTACCTACTTCCATCCCCTGGTTTACAAATTACATTGTCTTGTGGAGTAGTCTTAGCTTATGTCCTTGGCTTTATGTGCCTGGCTTGTATCTTCTAGCTTATCTTGCATCTAAGACCTCCGcataataaatatatatctaCACTTGCTCCACTACCACggtaaataaataaacaaaagttGGTTGAATCTTCATGCATGTGCAAAGGAAATTTTATTAGTTACTGTCTTGTGACTCTTCATGGGTTCATTATTTATGAATCCTTTTTCCAGAGCCTCCTTAAGCTGGTTCCAGCAGCGGAGGCGAGACCAAGCAATCTTTTCTTTCTGAAACACAAtaattttatgaaattaaaaaagCTATGACACAAAAGTAAATGAAGTACTgtttcttattaggatcttgaTTTGTAGACACACATCTCATAACAGTATAATTAATGATATGAAAAAAACAAGGTAATGTCTACTTTATgtaatagaaaattttttaaataatgtgTATTGCAAAGAATTTATCGTAAAAACTTATTCATAaaaacaaatttattattttcaagacttaaaatataaattctaaTACACATTTATTAAACAAAAGGCTTAATTAACAGCAAATAAGTACCTATTAAAATATAGTATAAAGATATTTGCAACTTTAGTGTAGTAAGATAAAGATCAACCTTAATTCAATTCAGTTCCAACACTCAAGATAAGCAGCAACGTACAGAATACATGAAAAAACACACAATTGCTCTTATTTTAAAGGACACACTAGGAACAATTTCCCTCAGAGTTGCATCTCAGTAATTAACAAAATGAAAGTTTCTAATGTGCATCGTTACTACTGATAACAACATTATTATTGTCATTGTGGCAGCACTTGTAAGTTATGAAAATGTCCATAATCCTGGGACAGTCAGGGCATTTTATGGCCTCAGGTAACTTGCCAGCAATATTTTGAATCTCAAACTGTGCGCACCTGTGAGTGGAGCGCACAATCCTCTCATGATACTCTCTGAATGAAGTCTCAAACCCCTTCTTCCTCACAACCTCTTTCCACTTGTCAAACTCCGTCACCGTCTTCAGGATTGTGCTTCCGTGGCCGCTCGCCACCACCGACGACCCTTTGCTGAGTAGGGCCCATCCGCTCTCGTACTTGTAACACAGCATTCTCTGCACTTCTTGTTTCGCACTATCAACTGCCTTATGAGCCTTCGTCACAAACAAGCTCTCTATGCGGTTCCAGAAGCGGCTGAACAGGTTCTTGTCTTCCTTTTCCACACAGAAGAGTTCTATGGAAATTCTTAAGTCCTTTATGATAGGATCATTTGCAAGCGCTGCAGCAGTCTTGCTGAATTGTTGGATCCATTCTTTGTCTTTGCCTCCATAGAAGAATATGTATTTCTGCTCTCTGATCTGTTGATCATTCACAGAGTGATTAGCAATACATTGTCACCAAAAAAGAATATGCTAACTCcatagagaaaacagaaaattagTCCTAACTCCTAAGGTAGTGACTCCTATATT
This window contains:
- the LOC130977121 gene encoding protein SIEVE ELEMENT OCCLUSION B-like translates to MAHHHHKLSLKSLLHHHNHKEEKEHNPLTMSDEHILELIYSTHVHSDTKFEVDPLFTLVHSALIRSTSIVDDLVQGSKSSMEEIDEKILQPNFNSPYCTLKQISFEMCCKAPGEETAHETAVAILHKLSHYEWDAKAVLTLAALAVEYGDFWLLSQHLQTDVLAKSVAVMKRVPLLIRPANLQKHREAITEVNNLVKATLQVIELIVELEKLSSYDTKDVPALLPAREHIPVDVYWCIITLVTIVTQIECLTTDSEEKQELYHYGQKINVVLSKLRKHIALCRHQIEEAEYYRKLRKLFQTPTEIMEVFKVLIFAKDAPQPLFDCASETTVDITVLKKKHVYLFISTLDITEEEISVLRPVHESIKSEEQYKIVWVPIVEEWSEHLRKKFEVLKAKMQWYVVQHFGSIAGYKYIKEEWHFKKSPMVVLLNPQGKVLHQNAFHLIEAYGMKAFPFTTVEEETIHKEKHWVGSVVAGIHSNIDNWIKEEKYILFYGGKDKEWIQEFSKSAASLANEAIIKELKISIELFCVEKENRNIFKRFWKRVESLFVTKAHKAADAVKQEVQRLLCYKDETGWALLSKGSSVVLSGHGTTMLKAVAEFERWKEVVVKKGFELSFKEYHERVAHETHRCAQFEIPDVAGKLPEAIKCPDCPRVMDIFITYKCCHNDNTSTTTNANSTYY